GCAAGGCAACCAGGGCTAATAAAAGAGGCTGCATGACCGGATAGAACTCCGGTTGAAAAAACTCGGCGGTCCATCCGAAAAATAATGACCCAGCCAAGGTGAATAAGAAGCTGAGATGGATAAGGCCATGCCACCGTCGAAGAATTGTCATGGTGAAACTTAAAGCACTTACTGCCAGGTAATATCCATATACCGGGATCGGCGCCGGTGTTGACAAAGAAAAAGCGGGAGCCAAGAACGCGCCCGTCATTGCCAAAATTGCAATTGACATGGAGCTGGCATTAATAGCAAAAATTCCCGTTGCCAAAGCAACCAGGACAAGTAAGGACAACGCCTTGATCTCGCCGATATACCCGAAAAAACCGTAAGCACTATATGCGGTTAAATAGGCGACACCGGCAGCGGTTCCAGCCAAGGCCAGGTAAACCGCGCGTCCTTTTGAACGAGTTCGTATCAGGAACGCACCGGCAGCCAATGTTGCAGAAATAATAAATCCGCTTCCAAGCTTCAGCTCGGGTGAAATCTGGATTTGGATCATTGCATATCGCAGGAAAGCACCGATGCCGAGCAAAAGAAGTCCGCCGCCTACTTTTGCAGGCCAGTTACCCGAAACCAGCCATGTCCCAAGTCCAATCGGGCGTTTCCAAGATCCTCGTTCTCCCCAGGATTCCGACAGGAAAAGACTTCCGAACAAAAGTACCATCCCAAAAAAAATCATTAATGAAATCATCATTGCCCCCTCTTTCAAAATCGCCATCAATTCAATATGGTAAAGACCGCTTACTTAACTCGCCGACTAAAACAAAAACAGCCCATCTCCGGCACAGGGTGATCCCTGACCGAAAACGGGCTGAATAGTTACAACAATGCGACACATGGATCCCCCTCCAAACAGCATTAAAAGCCTTTTTAATGAAAGGCAAATTAAAGTCAAATTAACTATTTGTCAAACTTTTTTCTATTCTTTGTATATTAGGGACACTTCCCCTACTTATCCTCTTTCTTCATCAATTCCCGCTATCATCCTGCCATGCCTAGAATCGCTCGCATCATTGCCCCCGGATATGCTCATCATGTCACCCGGCATGGTAACAACCGCGCACAGGTTTTCTTTGATAATGAAAACTACCTCTGGTCTAGCGCCCGAGCCCACCTTGGCGGTTCCCCCGATGAACGCTTGAAACTTACGGACTGGATCGATCCGGCAGAGCGCGAAGCCTGTGCCTTATTTGTAATGACCGAAGACGCTGCACACAACAACGCCATCCGCAAAGCCACCGGCACAGGTCGGCCGCTTGGAACAGAGGCTTTTGTCGATACTCTTGAGTATGAGTTGAACCGTGCAGTCAGAGTAAAAAAGGCTGGGCGACCGAAGAAGAACTCGTAAATGCGGGAAGTGTCCCTATTTTCCCCAGCGATGGAAAAGCTATAGGGGTCAGAAACAACCATCGGGGGCAGATTGTTTCCGTAGAGATTCTCCTTTTCCCGTATACATCCGGTAACGGTCAAAGGAGGGGTCGGTGGTCGGGAGGGTTGACCCGATACCGGATGTGCCGAAACCCTTAGCGCTGAAAAACTCTGCTAGATCAGCACGGGGCGGCAAAGATTCTCAGCGGAATGGGTCCTCGCTGCGCAGTTTTCGCAGACAAACTGGGGATTTTCGAATACTTTGTCGATTTCTGGGGTTCGCGGCATATCTTTGAGTGCACAGGCGTGCAAATCACCATGTTTTTCCGGATTTGAACAATTGTTTTTTGGCATCGTATTTTCTCCTGTATGAAACTGGAGCAAAAGACCTTGATATCTCAGCATAACCTGAAATGGGAGCCGACGTAAATCAGGCACAATACTCTGATCAAACGACCCTCGCGTATCCTGATTGAACAAGTATCCGAAGAATAACAGCCCTCGAAATCATCGCAGGATTTCGAGGGCCTTGTTCCTGACGCTGCCGCGAAATTAGATCGCGGCGAACCACCCCGCTTCACTGGTCGGCGATCTGCTTGTACTCTGAGAGAAAATCTTTACCGCTCATGATGCCAAACAGTCTGATCCAGGTACCATTCTTCGGGTTGCGGATCATGTTCAGTGGATAGTGAGACATCTTGTCCGGGATGTAGGCATTGAAGGCCTTCATTACCTTGTGGATGTCGGCAGAAGTCCCGGTGAGAAAATCCCATCCGGGTTTTGCCCGGTAGCGTTTAAGGTAGTCCTTCATGATTTGCGGGCTGTCATGATCGGGATCGATGGTGATCGATATCAGCCGGGCGCTGCGACCCTCTTTGGCAAGTTTGCTCTGCAAATTTAAAAAACTGATCGACAGGAGCGGACAAATGGTTGTGCAGGTCGCGTAGATAAAATCGACGATTACCGGCTGATCGGTTTCGAGAAGCGCTTTGAGCGCGACCCTTTCCCCATCCTGGTTGATCAGTTCCACATCAGGTACGGTGTAACGCGCAACTGAGCGTTGATAATGTTCTGCTGCAAATACAGGATGAGCAACAAAAGCCACCACAAGCAGCAGAGACAAGCAGATCAGATTGAGACTATTTTTGATCATTATCAAAGAACTCCTTACAAATTAAGGGCCGTGATAAGCCCGAACCTAGGAGGCTGTCTGACTATCCATGAGCCGGCTGCAAATCCGACGGCTTTGCCCAGATTTCCGCTCCTTTTTGGACCATAGCTACGGTTATAAGCCTGCAAACGACCGAAAATCTGATCTCACCCCTCCGAATTTTCGCTTCGGTCCGCATAGTCCGACAGCCGCCTAGGATCACTCAACTTCCGCCATATCCAAGGGACCTGCCAGAGCCAGGAAATGTGATCAATTCTCCTTCGCAGCTGCGGGATTAAATAATCGGTCGGACAGTGAAAGATGACGGCCTGCCTCTCTTCCGAAGTTATCGGACCATAGGTCATCTAAAGAGTCTGAGAAACCATTGGACTTTCAATTGTAACATAAGATACCGTAAAAACTCTTCCGGGGCTGGGGTCAAAAAACTTAAAAAATCAGGAGATATCAGCAATGAAAACGAAATGGATATTTACGTTTATTATTGGAACGTTGTTGATGTTCACCTATGGCTGTGCCCAGACTCCAGGGTCGGCTAACATGACGAAGATGGAAAACCACGGCGCACGAACGGACGTTCTTTACTCTTGCGCCTGTGGCGCCGGTTGTGATTGCAACACGGTTAGTACCAAACCCGGGACCTGCCGTTGCGGTAAGCCGCTGGAGTGGGGGCATGTGGTCAGGGTCGAAGGGGATGTCGCCCTGGTCTGTACCTGTGCCGAAGGTTGCACCTGCAAGCAGGATGCTGCCGACCCTGGTAAATGTGGCTGCGGTAAACCGCTCAAGCGAGTTAGCCTGGCGGGGACCGGCTTGTTCTTCTGCAATTGCGGCGGAAGTTGTAGCTGCAATACGGTCTCCGGCGCAGCGGGAAAATGCAAGTGTGGGATGCCTTTGAAGCAGGAATAAGCTGGTACAAATATCTCAAAGGCCGTTGGTCAAAACCTAAGAGGGCTCTTGACCGGATCGCTCGAGAAGGCTCTCCTGTTCTCTCAAATTTCATCACTCCGCTAAAGGATGCTGATGCTCCTTGCTATCAGCATCCGATTTGGTGAGTAGATCAATCCGGGGTCCTTTTTTCAGGGCCGAGAGGGAAATTATGCGACTGTCACTTTTATTCTTATTATTCCTTCTAATCAGTTCACCTCTCTGTGCCGAAACTCCGCCTAAACCTGACAGCAAGGCTCGTTGTGAGGTGTGCGGCATGTTTGTGGCGCCATACCCGCAATGGGTCTCAGTTGTGGAAATGACCGACGGACGTCATTTTTACTTTGATGGGCCCAAGGACATGTTTATTTACTATAAGAATCTGGCCAAATATCAGCCCGGGGCCAGCTACGACCAGGTGGCAAGTCTCTATGTCACGGAATACTATACGGCCAGCCTGACCTCAGCTACGGGGGTGTTTTTCGTCGAGGGGAGCAATGTGCCAGGACCGATGGGCATGGAACTGGTGCCTGTGGCTGGGCGTAAGACGGCCGAAATATTTCTGAAAGATCATAAAGGGGTCAAATTGCTTCTGTTTAATGGCCACGAACTGCTTGATGCTCCGGCGGCGCCTTGATCCGCAGTCAAGTTTATCTCAGCCTGATCCTGCTGTTGCTTGGAATCCTGGCCGGATTGACGGGATGGGCGAAGTGGACCTCGACACATTTTCTGAAACAGGATCTCCCGGCACGCAGGGAACTGGTCAGAGTTTTATCTCTGACCGACCTGGCGCTCTGGACGGAAGCGCGCTACACCCGCCACCCCTCCATGGCTGATCTTTTCAGCCCTTTTCAGGATCATCCTGGAGCCTTTGACCATTTTCCTGCGGGAAGTTTAATGATCCCGGCGGGGCCTCGCCCTGAAACCTGGCTGAAGGTGCGCCGCCAGGGAGAAGACTGATGCCCAATCTCAAGATCCTTGAATACTCGCTGGCTTCTCTCTTGCGCCGTCCGGGGAAGACCTGCGCCATCCTGGTGGTCTACACCCTGATGATTGCGGTGCTCTCCTCCGTGCTCCTGTTGACTGAGGCCCTCAAGAGTGAAGCGACGGCGACGCTTGCCGGCGGTCCGCAGCTTATCGTGCAGAGACTTATGGCGGGCAGGCATGAGTTGATTGCGGTCGCTGAGATCGATAAGCTGGCCAAGATTCCGGGCGTCAAGGGAATTAAACCCAGGGTCTGGGGATATTATTACGATTCCCTTACCAAGATGAACTTCACCATGCAGGGAATCGACACTGCAGCGAGTCAATTAAGCCTGCTGTCCGGGCGCCTGCCACGTGGGGAGGACGAGTGCGCAATCGGTGCAGGCATTGCCGAGAATCGCCGGATCGGTCTGGAGGATGACCTGATCCTGATCGATAACGCCACCCTGGGCAGGTCATTCACCGTGACCGGAGTCTTTACTGCCGCCTCGGACCTGCTGACCCAGGATCTGATTGTGATGCCGACGGAGACCTTACATCAGTTTTTCGGTATGCCCGAGGGCTATGCCACCGATCTGGCTGTCGAGGTTTACAACTCGAACGAGATCAATACCATCGCCGGCAAGATCAAGCTGGCCCTCCCTGATTCACGCCCCATCACGCAGAGTGAACTGTTGCGGACCTACCATGCGGTCTTCGACTGGCGAGGCGGGATGCTGCTGGCGCTCTTTTCCTCAGCGCTGATGGCCTTCTGTATTCTGGCCTGGGATAAGGCGACGGGACTCAGCGCCGGAGAACGGCGCGAAATTGGCATTCTGAAAGCGGTTGGCTGGGACACCAGCGATGTGCTGCTGCTCAAATTATGGGAGGGACTCGCCCTCTCGCTGCTGGCGTTTCTGGTCGGTTATCTGATGGCTTTTGTGCTGGTGTTCTTCTGGGGGGCACCGCTTTTGGGAAGCGTTCTGCGTGGCTGGTCGGTGCTTTTTCCGGCCCTGCATCCGACCCCCTTTATCGACCCCTACCAGATAGCGACTCTAGCCTTTCTGACCATTGTCCCATATGTAGCAAGTACCGTCATCCCGGCCTGGCGGGCGGCGGTGACCGATCCCGATGAAGTGATGCGCGCCTGATGGCTATCCTGATAAGCACCGAAAAGGTCAGCAAGACCTACCACCCGAAAAAGGCCGACGCAACCGAAGCGGTTTCCGACATCAGCCTGGAGATCACTGCCGGCGAAGCCGTCGTGCTGAAGGGACCGAGTGGTTCCGGTAAAACCTCATTACTGAGTCTGATCGGCTGCATGACCCGGCCGACCAGCGGGCGGGTCATGGTCGCCGGGGAAGAGGTCTCACGACTGCCGGAGAGGTTCTTGACCCTGATCCGGCGGCGGACTTTCGGTTTTGTTTTTCAGCAGTATCATCTGATTCCAGAGCTGAGCGTGCGGGACAATGTCATGTTGCCCCTCTATCCCGAAAGCCTCTCTGCAGCCGAAATGGGTCGCAAGGTGGCGGTTGCGCTTGCCGATGTTGAGTTGACCGGGCTTGAGAAGCGCCGGGTGACTGAACTCTCCGGCGGCCAGCAGCAACGGGTCGCCATTGCCCGGGCGCTGGTCAACGCACCCAGGGTGTTGATCGCCGATGAACCGACCGCTCACCTTGACAGCCGTCTCAGCGTTGCCCTCCTTGAACGCTTCGCCCTGCTGAAACAGGCGGGCCTGACCCTGGTTATCGCCACCCATGACCCGCAGGTCTGCGAGCATCCCCTGATTGACCGGATTATTGAATTGCACGACGGGCGGCTGTGCCAGGGGACCGGGACATGATCCTGCACCCCGGAGTGCTGGCCCTGTTGGTCGGGGGGCTGGTCAGTCTGCTGATGCTCTCTTATGGCGCTCTGCTCGGCTTGCAGGTCGCGCGGCGCTGGAACCCTGAGGGTGCTGAAGCTGAACAACTCGAGCTGGAACGGCGCTCCTGGCTGGTCGCGGTCCTGGTCCGCTGGGCGATCATCTTTGAAGCCCTGTCGCTGCTGCTTTTCATCTATACCGTGGAAGTTATTCACCCGATGTTTGTCGGAGCCATGTGTGCCACCGGGACCCTCAACGCCAACCCGATCGGCTGGCATCTGATCTGGATTAAACTGCTGCTCTTTCTGCTCGGCAGCTTCTGGATGGTCGTCAACCACCTCGATCTGCAGCTCCCCAGTGCTCCTCTCACCCGGCTCAAATTTCTTGCCCTGCTCCCCTTGCTGCCGCTGGTTTATGCAGATTTGTATCTGACCTGCAGTTACTTCTTCGGTCTCGAACCGGAGGTGATCACTTCCTGCTGCGGTGCGCTGTTCAGCTCAGGGGGGAGCGGCCTCGCAGCTGAGATGACCTCGTTTCCGCTGCGACCAATGATCATCATTTTCTATCTGGTCTCCGTGCTGTTCGCTCTCTTGTTGCTGGTCTGTCGCTATGCCTCCTGGCGGGGCTGGCGGACCCTGTTGGCCTTGAATGCGCTTGCCTTCGGAGCGGTTGCGCTGGCGTCGGTCGTATCATTCATCTCGGTCTATTACTATCAGCTTCCGAGCCACCATTGCCCCTTCGATCTGCTGCAGGGGCATTATTACTTTATTGGGTACCCTCTCTATTTTTGCCTGTTTGGTGCCCTGCTCTGTGGGTTGATTCCCCAACTGCTGTTTCTGCTGAAGCGGGAGGTCGCTTCAGACCAGTTGATCGCCAGTACGGAAAGGCACTGGCTTAATGCCGGCCTCATCCTGTTGGCAGGGATGCTGACTTTGGTCAGCTGGCCGATGCTGTTCAGCAGCTTTACCCTGAAGGCTTATTTTTGACCGGAGTTGATGAATCACAATTGTCAATCGGCGGTGCGAAACCATTATCTCAGACCTTATTGGAGGACTCTTTGTGGACCTTTTCGCTCCTAACCTTCACACGCCGTGTTAAAGTTTCTGAGATCCAAACAGCAATCAGCTTGAACAAGTAGCGTATCCCTAGAAAGGCGACCTTCCATGCATTTTTTTCGTAGTTTCTTTTTGTTTATTTTAATCCTGGGCCTGAATTATCCCTCGATAGGCCATACTCAGGATTTGGAGTCAACAATTCTGGTCAGTCACGCCTGGATTCGTGCCATGCCGCCTTCCATGAAAAATACAGCGGCTTATCTGACAATCGAAAACAAAACGAAGACTGAACTTGTTCTTCAATCGGTCACAACCACTGCCTCCAAAATCGTTGAAATTCATCAGATGGCCATGGACGGCGACATGATGAAAATGAAAATGGTCGATGCCCTGCATATCCCGACTGGAGGACGCCTGGAACTGAGTCCGAATGGTTTTCATCTCATGATTATCGATCTGCATAGGCCATTGGTTGAGGGTGAAACTCTTCCACTTGTTCTTAATTTTAAAGATGGAACTACTTTGACCGTCAATGCAGTTGTCCGTAAATGGAGCGAATAGGTTTTTATAAATATTAAGGTAAAGGGATGACGATGGGAAAAATACGATTTCTTAAATCACCAATAGTTATTGTGGGATTTTGCCTGGTGATTGTCTTAGGGACATTTTTTCTTTATCTCTCAACCTTGCTGCCGCCGGGAACAGAGCAGGCGTTAAATCCCAAGGGAGATTTCACCCTGACGGAGAGTTCTGGGAAAGAATTCCATCTGAGGGATTTAAAAGGACAAGTCGTCCTTTTATTTTTTGGTTATACCACCTGCCCTGATGCATGCCCGATAGCACTTACCAAAATAAGCCGGGCCATGGACCGACTCGGTCCAGGCAATAAGAATGTAACGACTGTTTTTGTCACAGTCGATCCAGAACAGGATACGCCTGCCAAGTTAAGTGAATATTTGGGGTTTTTCGGTGTAAATGCTCTCGGTTTGACCGGGACAAAAGCGCAAATTGATA
Above is a genomic segment from Geopsychrobacter electrodiphilus DSM 16401 containing:
- a CDS encoding nitrous oxide reductase accessory protein NosL, whose product is MRLSLLFLLFLLISSPLCAETPPKPDSKARCEVCGMFVAPYPQWVSVVEMTDGRHFYFDGPKDMFIYYKNLAKYQPGASYDQVASLYVTEYYTASLTSATGVFFVEGSNVPGPMGMELVPVAGRKTAEIFLKDHKGVKLLLFNGHELLDAPAAP
- a CDS encoding SCO family protein, encoding MIKNSLNLICLSLLLVVAFVAHPVFAAEHYQRSVARYTVPDVELINQDGERVALKALLETDQPVIVDFIYATCTTICPLLSISFLNLQSKLAKEGRSARLISITIDPDHDSPQIMKDYLKRYRAKPGWDFLTGTSADIHKVMKAFNAYIPDKMSHYPLNMIRNPKNGTWIRLFGIMSGKDFLSEYKQIADQ
- a CDS encoding SCO family protein, with the translated sequence MGKIRFLKSPIVIVGFCLVIVLGTFFLYLSTLLPPGTEQALNPKGDFTLTESSGKEFHLRDLKGQVVLLFFGYTTCPDACPIALTKISRAMDRLGPGNKNVTTVFVTVDPEQDTPAKLSEYLGFFGVNALGLTGTKAQIDTVVQAYHAYYLKNPGESALGYTISHTVTIYLIDKKGKVRFLFHPEDTAEKMAETITKFL
- a CDS encoding ABC transporter permease, encoding MPNLKILEYSLASLLRRPGKTCAILVVYTLMIAVLSSVLLLTEALKSEATATLAGGPQLIVQRLMAGRHELIAVAEIDKLAKIPGVKGIKPRVWGYYYDSLTKMNFTMQGIDTAASQLSLLSGRLPRGEDECAIGAGIAENRRIGLEDDLILIDNATLGRSFTVTGVFTAASDLLTQDLIVMPTETLHQFFGMPEGYATDLAVEVYNSNEINTIAGKIKLALPDSRPITQSELLRTYHAVFDWRGGMLLALFSSALMAFCILAWDKATGLSAGERREIGILKAVGWDTSDVLLLKLWEGLALSLLAFLVGYLMAFVLVFFWGAPLLGSVLRGWSVLFPALHPTPFIDPYQIATLAFLTIVPYVASTVIPAWRAAVTDPDEVMRA
- a CDS encoding ABC transporter ATP-binding protein, producing the protein MAILISTEKVSKTYHPKKADATEAVSDISLEITAGEAVVLKGPSGSGKTSLLSLIGCMTRPTSGRVMVAGEEVSRLPERFLTLIRRRTFGFVFQQYHLIPELSVRDNVMLPLYPESLSAAEMGRKVAVALADVELTGLEKRRVTELSGGQQQRVAIARALVNAPRVLIADEPTAHLDSRLSVALLERFALLKQAGLTLVIATHDPQVCEHPLIDRIIELHDGRLCQGTGT
- a CDS encoding copper chaperone PCu(A)C, with the protein product MHFFRSFFLFILILGLNYPSIGHTQDLESTILVSHAWIRAMPPSMKNTAAYLTIENKTKTELVLQSVTTTASKIVEIHQMAMDGDMMKMKMVDALHIPTGGRLELSPNGFHLMIIDLHRPLVEGETLPLVLNFKDGTTLTVNAVVRKWSE